A window of Pirellulales bacterium contains these coding sequences:
- the polX gene encoding DNA polymerase/3'-5' exonuclease PolX — protein MTNREIAVVFDQVADLLEFQGANPFRVRAYRTAARKVGDHAEPLAEIAEDPVRSLTDIDGIGKDLAEKIETLLATGSLPMLAELQAAIPAGVMALLRVPGLGPKKAAALHEQLGIASLEMLRAACEADQVSQLKGFGEKTQTTILKGIDLAATADQRTRWADADAIVADLRSHLEVVPGVRQLEAAGSYRRGKETVGDLDFLVDADDAAPVMDRLGEYPSVAEAIARGDTKMSVRLASGLQVDLRVVPARSFGAALQYFTGSKDHNVELRGRAKARGLRVNEWGVFRVDPDADPDAKDAGPQSGEYVAGRTEAEVYAALDLPCFPPELREARQEFRWAEAGELPALVELADLRGDLHLHTTATDGAATLDEMIAEARRRGLEYIAVTDHSKRVTMARGLDADRLRRQWAEIDRINADLDDFTVLKGIECDILEKGGMDLPDDVLAEADWVVASVHYGQNQPRAQITERILGALAHPHVDVIAHPTGRLINRREAYAVDVEAMIAAAAQHGKFLELNANPARLDLDDVHAAAAKRRGVSIVISSDAHSTEGFDVLRYGVLQARRAGLAAADVANTRPWEELKRLIDR, from the coding sequence ATGACCAATCGCGAGATCGCCGTCGTATTTGATCAAGTGGCCGACCTGCTCGAGTTCCAGGGAGCCAACCCGTTTCGCGTCCGGGCCTATCGCACCGCGGCCCGCAAGGTCGGCGACCACGCCGAGCCGCTCGCGGAGATCGCCGAGGACCCCGTGCGGTCGCTCACCGACATCGACGGCATCGGCAAGGATCTCGCTGAGAAAATTGAAACGTTGCTGGCGACCGGCAGCCTGCCGATGCTTGCCGAACTGCAGGCCGCGATTCCCGCCGGGGTGATGGCCCTGCTGCGCGTGCCGGGGCTGGGTCCCAAGAAGGCGGCGGCTCTGCACGAACAGCTTGGCATCGCTTCGCTGGAAATGCTTCGCGCCGCGTGCGAAGCGGATCAGGTGAGCCAGCTCAAAGGGTTCGGCGAAAAGACCCAAACGACGATCCTCAAAGGGATCGACTTGGCCGCGACCGCCGACCAGCGCACTCGCTGGGCCGACGCCGACGCGATTGTCGCCGACCTGCGGTCCCACTTGGAGGTCGTCCCGGGGGTGCGGCAGCTCGAAGCGGCCGGCAGCTACCGTCGCGGCAAGGAGACGGTGGGAGATCTCGACTTCCTCGTCGACGCCGACGACGCGGCCCCCGTGATGGACCGGCTGGGCGAGTATCCCAGCGTCGCCGAGGCGATCGCCCGCGGCGACACGAAGATGTCGGTCCGGTTGGCCAGCGGCCTGCAGGTCGACCTGCGGGTCGTTCCCGCGCGGTCGTTCGGCGCCGCGTTGCAGTACTTCACGGGATCGAAGGACCACAACGTCGAGCTCCGCGGACGGGCCAAGGCCCGCGGGCTGAGGGTCAACGAGTGGGGCGTTTTTCGAGTCGATCCTGACGCCGACCCCGACGCGAAAGACGCCGGACCGCAGAGCGGCGAGTACGTCGCCGGGCGAACCGAGGCGGAGGTTTACGCCGCGCTCGATCTCCCCTGTTTTCCGCCGGAGCTGCGCGAGGCGCGGCAAGAGTTTCGCTGGGCCGAGGCAGGCGAACTGCCCGCACTCGTCGAGCTTGCCGACCTGCGAGGCGATCTGCACCTTCACACGACGGCGACCGACGGCGCGGCCACGCTCGACGAGATGATCGCCGAGGCCCGCCGGCGGGGTCTGGAGTACATCGCCGTCACCGACCACTCGAAGCGGGTGACGATGGCCCGCGGCCTCGACGCCGACCGGCTGCGGCGCCAATGGGCCGAGATCGATCGGATCAACGCCGATCTGGACGACTTCACCGTCCTCAAAGGGATCGAGTGCGACATCCTCGAGAAGGGGGGCATGGACCTTCCCGACGACGTGCTGGCCGAGGCCGACTGGGTCGTCGCCAGCGTCCACTACGGCCAGAACCAACCGCGTGCGCAGATCACCGAGCGGATCCTCGGTGCGCTCGCCCATCCGCACGTCGACGTCATCGCCCATCCGACCGGCCGGCTCATCAACCGTCGCGAGGCGTATGCGGTCGACGTCGAAGCGATGATCGCCGCGGCGGCGCAGCACGGCAAGTTTCTGGAGCTCAACGCGAATCCCGCCCGGCTCGATCTCGACGACGTCCACGCGGCCGCCGCCAAGCGGCGCGGCGTGTCGATCGTCATCTCCAGCGACGCCCACAGCACCGAGGGGTTCGACGTGCTGCGCTACGGCGTCCTCCAAGCTCGCCGAGCCGGCCTCGCCGCCGCCGACGTCGCCAACACGCGACCGTGGGAGGAACTGAAGCGACTTATCGACCGATGA
- a CDS encoding DNA-directed RNA polymerase subunit alpha, producing MSRIPLNKIELANQGLKDRLEMSTAEIGLAVRTTNCLEERGIFTVNDLLHCTRQDLLSISNFGEKTLEEVYKALEAIGFPRPQRKNRSPR from the coding sequence ATGTCGCGGATTCCGCTGAACAAGATTGAATTGGCGAATCAGGGTCTCAAGGATCGCCTGGAAATGAGCACCGCCGAAATCGGCTTGGCGGTCAGAACGACCAACTGCCTCGAAGAGCGAGGCATCTTCACCGTCAACGACCTGCTGCATTGCACTCGGCAGGACCTGTTGAGCATCTCGAACTTCGGCGAGAAGACGCTCGAAGAAGTTTACAAGGCGCTCGAAGCGATCGGTTTCCCCCGGCCGCAGCGCAAGAACCGCTCGCCGCGCTGA